In the genome of Eggerthella sp. YY7918, one region contains:
- the hisE gene encoding phosphoribosyl-ATP diphosphatase, whose product MSQKTYIPEGEAAPSSQIGATLEALASTIAARREAGEESYTYRLLTDSPDTVLKKVMEEAGEVALAAKDVESWATSSLASALAFEIGMGNESAEDSLDVELPAEYFEAVDHLRYEAADVVYHLLVVLERYGISLDEFAAELNTRMTEDERPTGGVRLHDEYVKRGK is encoded by the coding sequence ATGTCTCAGAAAACTTACATTCCCGAAGGTGAAGCGGCGCCTTCGTCGCAGATTGGGGCGACGTTGGAGGCGTTGGCTTCTACCATTGCGGCGCGGCGTGAGGCGGGGGAGGAGAGCTATACGTATCGCTTGCTCACCGACTCGCCCGATACAGTGCTGAAGAAGGTCATGGAAGAGGCGGGCGAAGTCGCGCTGGCGGCGAAAGACGTGGAGTCGTGGGCGACCTCGTCGCTCGCGTCCGCTCTTGCGTTTGAAATCGGCATGGGTAATGAGTCGGCCGAGGATTCGCTTGATGTCGAACTGCCTGCTGAGTACTTCGAGGCGGTTGACCACTTGCGGTACGAGGCGGCCGACGTGGTATATCACCTTCTGGTAGTGTTGGAGCGCTACGGCATCTCGCTCGACGAGTTTGCCGCCGAGTTGAACACAAGGATGACCGAGGATGAACGCCCCACCGGTGGCGTTCGTTTGCATGATGAGTACGTCAAGAGAGGGAAGTAA
- the glmM gene encoding phosphoglucosamine mutase — protein MARLFGTDGVRGVANKELTCDLAFKLGQAAVAFQGRTILIGKDTRLSGDMLESAVAAGIMSMGGTALLAGIIPTPAIALLVRELHCDGGIVISASHNPPEYNGIKLFDSKGFKLPDAVEDDIEAFVQSDGASPDALPAGDAVGVSIPVDDACELYIAHAVATVADEGIDFKGLKVALDVGHGASCATSAEALRRLGADVTVINEEFDGTDINVKCGSTHLEPLRQLVAEIGADVGIAHDGDADRVMLMDAQGNEIDGDVVEAVCAIDLKQRDLLPGNTAVSTVMCNLGLTHAMRDAGIELIQTKVGDRYVLEAMREGGYVIGGEQSGHMIFLEHNSTGDGLVTALQFLAACKRTGKSIEEAAAVMTRFPQTLINVHVQDKHAVDGNAAVQAAVAAAEAELGDSGRVLLRPSGTEPVVRVMVEAASAEDADRHAQAIAEVVEREV, from the coding sequence ATGGCGCGTTTATTTGGAACAGACGGTGTGCGAGGCGTTGCGAACAAGGAGTTGACGTGCGACCTGGCCTTCAAGTTAGGCCAAGCGGCCGTGGCGTTTCAGGGGCGTACCATCCTTATCGGCAAAGACACGCGTCTCTCGGGGGATATGCTGGAATCTGCGGTAGCGGCTGGCATTATGTCGATGGGTGGTACGGCGCTGCTCGCAGGCATCATTCCCACGCCAGCTATCGCCCTTCTCGTGCGCGAACTGCACTGCGACGGCGGCATTGTCATTTCCGCTTCGCACAATCCGCCGGAGTACAACGGCATTAAATTGTTCGACAGCAAGGGCTTCAAGCTGCCCGACGCTGTAGAAGATGACATCGAAGCGTTCGTGCAGTCTGACGGTGCGTCGCCAGACGCTCTGCCCGCAGGCGATGCTGTAGGGGTGTCCATTCCGGTGGATGATGCGTGCGAACTCTACATCGCCCATGCCGTGGCAACCGTGGCTGATGAAGGTATCGACTTTAAGGGGCTCAAGGTGGCGCTTGATGTGGGGCATGGCGCCTCGTGTGCGACGAGTGCCGAAGCCTTGCGTCGTTTGGGTGCCGATGTCACCGTCATCAACGAAGAGTTCGATGGTACCGATATCAACGTGAAGTGCGGTTCCACGCACCTTGAGCCGCTGCGTCAGCTGGTGGCCGAAATCGGTGCCGATGTGGGGATCGCGCATGATGGCGACGCCGACCGCGTCATGCTTATGGACGCGCAGGGCAACGAGATTGACGGCGATGTGGTGGAAGCTGTATGCGCCATCGACCTCAAGCAGCGCGACCTTCTGCCTGGTAATACGGCCGTGTCCACAGTCATGTGCAACTTGGGCCTTACCCATGCGATGCGCGACGCAGGCATCGAGCTCATCCAGACGAAGGTGGGCGACCGTTATGTGCTGGAAGCTATGCGCGAAGGCGGCTATGTTATCGGTGGCGAGCAGAGTGGCCACATGATCTTCCTTGAGCACAACTCTACGGGAGATGGTCTGGTCACGGCGCTGCAATTCCTTGCCGCATGCAAGCGCACGGGCAAATCCATCGAAGAAGCCGCCGCGGTCATGACGCGCTTCCCGCAGACGCTCATCAACGTGCACGTACAAGACAAGCATGCGGTCGACGGCAATGCGGCCGTGCAGGCGGCCGTCGCTGCCGCAGAGGCGGAGCTGGGGGATTCCGGCCGCGTGCTCTTGCGTCCCTCCGGCACCGAACCGGTCGTGCGCGTTATGGTGGAAGCTGCCAGCGCCGAAGATGCCGACCGTCACGCCCAAGCCATCGCCGAGGTAGTCGAACGCGAAGTGTAG
- a CDS encoding FAD-dependent oxidoreductase: MAEITRRSFLLGAAGATGAALAIGLAGQTAFAASKEALEQADYENNVDEEISCDILVIGGGLTGVCAAVQAGENGDDVLIIEAQAAMGGNGLGVECTCGYGLHPNTASTPLGEIISYEVKSQAYAINPLFYRDLLENAGKNIEWLMSNGVEYQPTEEISEEYLTMYKEGRYRAEYSFEFVYKDGAAGVGYFPAMKKKLKEYGARLRLNTRGRQLFLDENGNVAGAYATDNYDDVIKINAKAVIIGTGGFGEDKDRMGLLGVNLDEIRFIGTPGHYGDGINMAINAGGIWHGQPALGCTNIIGSAEPWGGIWDHLCWGGPSLWVDINGERFSDEAVSTYTHNMELQNVPVRLNGGSCWSIMDQSVLDAMIDGDTETLDTWNSMIADGDDAYKADTINALADIIGLDKDILNATIEEYNEQARKGRDDVYGKDPQYLMELATPPFYAARISSVLEGSYAGGVKTDRWFRVKKPGRDLAFENLFAIGADGAMLWNNVYGLDINGSMSCNGFYSARTAANTAHAYITGK, translated from the coding sequence ATGGCAGAGATAACGAGACGGAGCTTCCTGCTTGGCGCAGCAGGAGCCACCGGAGCAGCCTTAGCGATAGGACTCGCTGGGCAAACAGCATTCGCTGCTTCGAAAGAAGCTCTTGAACAGGCGGATTATGAGAACAACGTCGATGAAGAGATATCGTGCGATATTTTGGTCATCGGAGGAGGTCTCACCGGCGTCTGCGCGGCGGTTCAGGCGGGCGAGAACGGCGATGACGTGCTCATCATCGAAGCGCAGGCAGCCATGGGAGGCAACGGACTGGGTGTCGAATGCACGTGCGGCTACGGGCTGCACCCAAACACAGCAAGTACCCCCCTTGGAGAGATCATCTCATACGAAGTGAAATCCCAGGCGTACGCGATCAACCCGCTGTTTTACCGAGATCTTCTGGAGAACGCTGGGAAGAACATTGAGTGGCTCATGAGTAACGGCGTGGAATATCAGCCCACCGAAGAGATTAGCGAAGAATATCTGACCATGTACAAAGAAGGTCGCTACCGAGCCGAGTACAGCTTCGAATTCGTGTACAAGGACGGAGCCGCCGGCGTCGGATACTTCCCGGCAATGAAGAAGAAGTTGAAGGAGTACGGCGCGCGGTTGCGTCTGAACACTCGAGGACGTCAGCTCTTCCTCGACGAAAACGGCAACGTCGCCGGTGCCTATGCTACCGACAACTACGATGACGTCATTAAGATCAACGCAAAAGCTGTCATCATCGGAACTGGCGGGTTCGGAGAAGATAAGGATCGTATGGGGCTACTCGGCGTCAATCTAGACGAAATACGTTTTATCGGGACCCCAGGTCATTATGGAGACGGCATTAATATGGCCATCAATGCGGGCGGCATCTGGCATGGCCAGCCCGCGCTCGGATGCACGAATATCATCGGTTCGGCCGAGCCTTGGGGCGGCATCTGGGATCATTTGTGCTGGGGTGGCCCTTCCCTCTGGGTCGACATCAACGGTGAACGCTTTTCAGACGAAGCAGTATCAACCTACACGCACAACATGGAACTACAGAACGTCCCTGTACGCTTAAACGGTGGCTCGTGCTGGAGCATCATGGACCAGAGTGTACTCGACGCTATGATCGACGGTGATACCGAGACGCTCGATACCTGGAATTCCATGATTGCTGATGGAGATGATGCCTACAAGGCAGACACGATCAATGCCTTGGCCGATATTATCGGTCTCGATAAAGACATTCTGAACGCCACGATTGAAGAGTACAACGAACAAGCTCGAAAAGGACGCGACGACGTGTACGGTAAAGACCCGCAGTATTTGATGGAATTAGCCACGCCACCCTTCTATGCAGCGCGGATCTCCAGCGTGCTGGAAGGCTCCTACGCTGGAGGCGTAAAGACCGACCGCTGGTTCCGGGTAAAAAAACCAGGTCGAGATCTAGCGTTTGAAAACCTGTTTGCCATAGGGGCAGACGGCGCCATGCTGTGGAACAACGTCTATGGCCTCGACATCAATGGCTCCATGAGCTGCAATGGCTTTTACAGCGCCCGCACCGCCGCTAACACCGCGCACGCCTATATAACCGGAAAGTAA
- a CDS encoding response regulator transcription factor has protein sequence MKKQEVAIFDTETEPKTSDSALTLDSFHEGTAKLAARFFLTTRETEVLALLLAGRSVPYIAEHMLLSDNTVKTHVRHIYTKLDVHNRQELLDLMLPSND, from the coding sequence TTGAAGAAGCAGGAGGTTGCGATCTTCGACACTGAAACCGAGCCTAAGACATCAGACAGCGCCCTTACTCTAGACTCCTTCCATGAAGGCACGGCAAAATTGGCTGCCCGCTTCTTCCTGACAACTCGCGAAACAGAAGTGCTTGCATTGCTCCTTGCGGGGCGCAGTGTACCCTACATTGCCGAACATATGCTCCTTTCCGACAACACTGTCAAAACGCACGTTCGGCATATTTACACGAAACTCGACGTGCATAACCGTCAGGAATTGCTCGACCTGATGCTACCCAGCAACGACTGA
- the ppk1 gene encoding polyphosphate kinase 1 — MDTTLEKPLNEVSDAQEETREKTAPYLQNRELSWLTFNERVLDQGADETVPLLERLNFISIFWSNLQEFFMVRVGSLTDLALVKKHIIDSKSGMTPAEQLDAIYARCHELYPTQERTFEEVRRLLHEQGVCHLRPEDLDDQQRAFLSDYVHQNVMPFLSPQIINARHPFPHLENGALYVVVRLNEEEDIKKSKVKVDKSDVSDKEYKAAIKEAKKAKNMGAQGVTLGLIPMPRQCARVIELPGDGLQFILLEHVIEMVAAEVFSMYTVKHTNVICVTRNADLDATEGTDEQDEDYREHMKRILKKRSRLAPVRLESERPLSSTVEKLLLKRLNLKAYQSYVTTVPLDMSYTWGLPGFLPEKKRIALTNTPFTPQWPACLDRNRPVIDQVCEKEVLLSYPYETMDAFVQLLREAANDPTVISIKITLYRLASQSHLAEALIAAAENGKEVTALFELRARFDESNNIEWSQRFEQAGCKVIYGFRDFKVHSKICCITRQTDHGLQHITQLGTGNYNEKTAKLYTDLSFITTDETFGRDAVEFFRNMGLENTSDNYDIMWVAPLQIKPMILAGIDAQIERARAGEPCGLFFKTNSVTDKDVIDKLAEASQAGVPVTLLVRGISCIVPGIEQYTEGVRVVSIVGRLLEHSRIYGFGEHDNMKLYLSSADLMTRNMDKRIEIAWPILDDELRGQIIGYLNLCMNDTAKLRELMPDKSYTPLGAFAKENDEGVTELFESQDFLIKRAQQRRLEAAEEEAARDVARRREAQLMAAHEMSEDTSSETKTSAANALEADSIEPLLAEKNNPAQPEPSPEPQGRIVVSPPPMASRGNRKPSLLVRILSKFVR, encoded by the coding sequence ATGGATACAACATTGGAAAAACCTTTGAACGAGGTATCGGACGCGCAGGAAGAGACGCGCGAAAAGACCGCTCCCTACCTACAGAATCGCGAGCTTTCGTGGCTGACCTTTAACGAGCGTGTGCTTGACCAAGGCGCTGACGAAACGGTGCCTTTACTGGAGCGTTTGAACTTCATCTCCATCTTCTGGAGCAACTTGCAGGAATTCTTTATGGTGCGCGTCGGCAGCTTGACCGACCTCGCGCTGGTCAAGAAGCATATCATCGATTCGAAGTCAGGCATGACGCCCGCCGAGCAGCTCGATGCCATCTACGCGCGCTGCCACGAGCTGTACCCCACACAAGAGCGCACGTTTGAAGAGGTTCGCCGTCTGCTGCACGAGCAGGGCGTGTGCCATTTGCGCCCCGAAGATCTGGATGACCAGCAGCGCGCTTTCCTGTCCGACTACGTGCATCAAAACGTCATGCCATTCCTCTCGCCGCAGATCATCAATGCCCGTCACCCCTTCCCCCACCTGGAAAATGGGGCGTTGTATGTGGTTGTTCGCCTCAACGAGGAAGAGGACATCAAGAAATCAAAGGTGAAGGTCGACAAGAGCGACGTTTCCGACAAGGAATACAAGGCTGCAATCAAAGAGGCGAAGAAAGCGAAAAACATGGGGGCGCAGGGCGTCACGCTCGGGCTTATTCCTATGCCGCGCCAGTGCGCGCGCGTTATTGAATTGCCGGGCGACGGCCTTCAGTTCATTTTGCTTGAGCACGTTATCGAAATGGTGGCCGCCGAGGTGTTCTCGATGTACACCGTCAAGCACACCAACGTTATCTGCGTCACGCGCAACGCCGACCTTGACGCCACCGAAGGCACCGACGAGCAGGACGAAGACTACCGCGAGCACATGAAACGCATCCTTAAGAAGCGCTCGCGACTGGCGCCGGTGCGTCTGGAAAGCGAGCGTCCCCTGTCTTCAACCGTGGAAAAACTCCTGCTGAAACGACTCAACCTCAAAGCATATCAATCCTACGTTACCACCGTGCCGCTTGACATGAGCTATACGTGGGGCCTTCCGGGATTCTTGCCGGAAAAGAAGCGCATCGCGCTGACGAATACGCCGTTTACGCCGCAGTGGCCCGCCTGCCTCGATCGCAACCGTCCGGTCATCGATCAGGTTTGCGAGAAAGAGGTGCTGCTGTCCTACCCCTACGAGACGATGGACGCGTTCGTGCAGCTTCTGCGCGAGGCGGCGAACGACCCCACAGTCATTTCCATCAAGATCACGCTGTACCGTTTGGCCAGCCAATCGCATTTGGCCGAGGCGCTTATTGCCGCGGCCGAAAACGGCAAGGAAGTCACGGCACTGTTCGAGCTGCGTGCGCGCTTCGACGAAAGCAACAATATCGAGTGGTCGCAGCGCTTTGAACAGGCCGGCTGCAAGGTGATTTACGGCTTCCGCGATTTTAAAGTGCACTCGAAAATCTGCTGCATTACGCGCCAGACCGACCACGGCTTGCAGCACATCACGCAGCTGGGCACCGGCAACTACAACGAAAAGACGGCGAAGCTCTACACCGATCTGTCGTTTATCACCACCGACGAAACGTTCGGACGCGATGCGGTTGAATTCTTCCGCAATATGGGGCTTGAAAACACGTCTGACAACTACGACATCATGTGGGTGGCGCCGCTGCAGATCAAGCCTATGATTCTTGCAGGCATAGACGCGCAGATCGAACGAGCACGGGCCGGTGAACCATGTGGACTGTTCTTCAAGACGAATTCCGTCACCGACAAAGACGTTATCGACAAGCTTGCCGAGGCATCGCAAGCGGGCGTGCCGGTAACGCTGCTGGTGCGTGGCATCAGCTGCATCGTGCCAGGCATTGAACAGTACACCGAAGGGGTGCGCGTGGTGTCCATTGTCGGGCGCCTGTTGGAGCACAGCCGTATCTATGGGTTTGGCGAACACGACAACATGAAGCTCTATCTATCGAGCGCCGACCTCATGACACGCAACATGGATAAGCGCATTGAGATCGCATGGCCGATCCTCGACGACGAGCTGCGCGGCCAGATTATCGGCTATCTGAACTTGTGCATGAACGACACGGCGAAGCTGCGCGAGCTCATGCCCGACAAAAGCTACACGCCCCTTGGTGCGTTCGCAAAGGAGAACGACGAGGGCGTCACTGAACTGTTTGAGTCGCAGGACTTCCTTATCAAGCGCGCCCAGCAGCGCCGCCTGGAGGCCGCCGAAGAGGAAGCAGCGCGCGATGTGGCTCGCAGGCGCGAAGCGCAGCTAATGGCTGCGCACGAAATGTCAGAAGACACGAGCTCCGAAACTAAGACGAGTGCGGCAAACGCACTTGAAGCCGACTCCATTGAGCCGCTTCTTGCCGAGAAAAACAACCCTGCACAACCTGAACCTTCGCCCGAGCCGCAGGGGCGCATCGTCGTGTCGCCACCCCCTATGGCCTCAAGGGGAAACCGCAAGCCCAGCCTTCTCGTACGCATCCTCAGCAAGTTTGTGCGCTAG
- a CDS encoding exopolyphosphatase, with the protein MPNYGLIDLGSNSIRLVIYEVKDDRRTTYTNRDFKSLINDKVMAGLSAYVDDGVFTQAGINKAASVLRGHAKRARYFNCVRLEVFATAVVRNAVNCTEVVRALEEQTDLPITLLSEHDEAHLGFVGATCDRAVERGTLVDIGGGSTELTRIEGGRDFDNTSIGMGSLSSFTQYVRAVLPHAAEMSSIATALRARLAALPRRETYCARTLYGIGGSVRAAAKMQAQASGDLVRPKSMTAGQIRAILEWCKSDPDSFAHTALKASAERIHTLTPGCVILDTLFEELGAERLEICKYGVREGFLIERMLG; encoded by the coding sequence ATGCCTAACTACGGACTGATAGACTTAGGATCCAATTCGATTCGCCTTGTTATCTACGAGGTGAAAGATGATCGTCGCACCACCTACACCAATAGGGATTTCAAAAGCCTAATCAACGACAAGGTGATGGCGGGACTTTCGGCCTATGTGGACGACGGCGTGTTCACGCAGGCCGGCATCAACAAGGCAGCAAGTGTGCTGCGTGGCCATGCGAAACGGGCGCGCTACTTTAACTGCGTACGCCTTGAGGTGTTCGCCACCGCCGTCGTGCGCAACGCCGTAAATTGTACCGAGGTGGTACGCGCGCTTGAGGAGCAAACCGACCTTCCCATCACCCTTTTGTCCGAACACGACGAAGCTCATCTAGGTTTTGTCGGAGCCACCTGCGACCGTGCGGTAGAACGCGGCACCCTGGTGGATATCGGCGGCGGATCGACCGAACTCACGCGCATTGAGGGCGGGCGTGACTTCGACAACACCAGCATAGGGATGGGTTCCCTTTCTTCGTTTACGCAGTACGTACGAGCCGTGCTGCCCCATGCGGCCGAAATGAGTAGCATTGCTACCGCGCTGCGTGCCCGACTGGCAGCTTTGCCACGGCGCGAAACCTATTGTGCACGCACTTTGTATGGCATCGGTGGCAGCGTGCGTGCAGCCGCCAAGATGCAGGCGCAGGCCAGCGGCGACCTCGTTCGTCCGAAATCCATGACGGCAGGCCAGATTCGTGCGATACTGGAATGGTGCAAAAGCGATCCGGACTCATTTGCCCATACCGCGCTTAAAGCCTCGGCAGAACGAATCCATACGCTTACACCCGGCTGCGTCATTCTCGATACGCTTTTCGAAGAACTTGGCGCCGAACGGCTCGAAATTTGCAAATATGGCGTACGCGAGGGTTTTCTTATCGAACGTATGCTGGGATAA
- a CDS encoding polyphosphate:AMP phosphotransferase, with protein sequence MLETVDFSQEPLSKEAYKPRRDALMEQLVVLQQQARERGVGLVVLFEGWDGAGKGSRISDLMYHLDARATSVYVTENLDVKAARTFPGAPYGVTGFQPVMQEFWKALGMRGTITFYDRGWYTAATQHMLYTEYGRLSIKNDKKARAKGHMADAIAKARDERHIDVLRRYLTSAADFEKQLTDDGYLVVKFFVHVTKEAQKKRLNRLYDDPATRWRVSERKLASVGNYEEAYRLYDNLLEGSDFSYAPWHLINGEDKRGANLCIAETLVGVLTEALAAQPNEDAAAAAAKAQANSAGALKEIPSADRTPADEARILEEAEREAAEARSHAPRASRFRVVDNPPKVDEIDHSLVLDLEDYKRELKEQQHLLNKLEMEMYQKRIPLMLMYEGWDAAGKGGNIKRVAQALDARAYTIFPSPAPTKPELLHPHLWRYWTRLPKAGHVGIYDRSWYGRVLVERVEGFASTAEWARAYDEINEFEQELVRWGAILLKFWVDVSPEEQLRRFTDRQNDPAKQWKITDEDWRNRDKYPQYKAAVEDMFRLTSTPFAPWIVLESDDKHYARVKALKIINEALEARLREK encoded by the coding sequence ATGCTGGAAACCGTGGACTTTTCGCAAGAACCGCTTTCAAAAGAAGCGTACAAGCCGCGCCGTGACGCGCTTATGGAACAACTCGTGGTTCTGCAGCAGCAGGCACGCGAGCGGGGTGTCGGTCTGGTCGTGCTTTTTGAGGGCTGGGATGGCGCCGGCAAAGGCAGCCGTATATCTGACCTTATGTATCATCTTGATGCGCGAGCCACCAGCGTATATGTTACCGAGAACCTCGACGTGAAAGCTGCACGCACCTTTCCCGGCGCACCGTATGGGGTGACGGGGTTCCAGCCGGTTATGCAAGAGTTCTGGAAGGCGCTCGGCATGCGCGGCACCATTACGTTTTATGATCGCGGTTGGTATACGGCCGCCACCCAGCACATGCTTTATACCGAATATGGTCGCCTCTCCATCAAAAACGACAAGAAAGCACGTGCGAAGGGGCACATGGCCGATGCTATTGCCAAAGCGCGCGACGAGCGTCATATCGACGTGCTGCGCCGGTATCTTACCTCTGCGGCGGATTTCGAGAAGCAGCTGACCGACGATGGCTATCTTGTGGTCAAGTTTTTTGTGCACGTAACCAAGGAAGCGCAGAAAAAGCGTCTCAACCGCCTTTACGACGACCCTGCTACGCGTTGGCGCGTGAGCGAGCGCAAGCTTGCAAGCGTCGGCAACTACGAGGAGGCGTATCGCCTCTACGACAATCTGCTGGAAGGCAGCGATTTCTCCTACGCTCCGTGGCACCTCATAAATGGCGAGGACAAACGTGGCGCGAACCTTTGCATTGCCGAGACGCTTGTGGGCGTGCTTACCGAAGCGCTTGCGGCCCAGCCTAACGAAGATGCCGCCGCAGCAGCGGCAAAGGCGCAAGCGAATTCGGCCGGTGCGCTCAAAGAAATTCCTTCCGCAGATCGCACGCCTGCCGACGAGGCGCGCATTCTTGAAGAGGCCGAGCGCGAGGCGGCTGAGGCTCGTTCGCACGCTCCGCGCGCGTCGCGTTTTCGTGTGGTGGATAATCCGCCCAAAGTTGACGAAATCGATCATTCCCTTGTACTCGATCTTGAGGACTACAAACGCGAACTCAAAGAGCAGCAGCATCTTCTTAACAAGCTTGAGATGGAAATGTATCAGAAGCGCATTCCGCTCATGCTTATGTACGAAGGCTGGGATGCGGCGGGCAAGGGCGGCAATATCAAGCGCGTTGCTCAGGCGCTCGATGCGCGTGCCTATACCATTTTTCCCAGTCCGGCCCCTACAAAGCCCGAGCTGTTACACCCGCATTTGTGGCGTTACTGGACGCGGCTTCCTAAGGCGGGGCATGTAGGCATTTATGACCGCAGCTGGTACGGCCGTGTGCTGGTGGAACGGGTGGAAGGATTCGCGTCGACGGCCGAGTGGGCGCGCGCCTACGATGAAATTAACGAATTTGAGCAGGAGTTGGTGCGCTGGGGAGCCATCTTGCTGAAGTTCTGGGTCGATGTAAGCCCCGAAGAGCAGTTGCGGCGCTTTACCGATCGTCAGAACGATCCGGCCAAGCAATGGAAGATTACCGATGAGGACTGGCGCAATCGCGATAAGTATCCTCAATATAAGGCGGCCGTGGAGGATATGTTCCGCCTCACGTCGACGCCGTTCGCGCCTTGGATTGTGCTTGAAAGCGATGACAAGCATTATGCGCGAGTCAAAGCGCTCAAAATTATCAACGAAGCACTGGAAGCGCGCTTGCGCGAAAAGTGA
- the srtB gene encoding class B sortase, producing MADSRQQSHARRGSHVHKRTPSETVPTHARLTSEAGRSAAHSAPVGTRPGSHSAPAGTRSASAGARPASAGAYRATTPSPNAYRPAAASPGGFRPAQPTKGGSGGQRQSPGKPGKKKGGPWRAVFWVALAVLLASLIALGVIAYNYWQGQQLYDEIADQGFVPPTDIEGTALADITVDWDALKAINPDTVGWIYIPDTQVNYPIVHTTDNEKYLTRDFKGTEGWLAQYGAIFLAAENKGDFSDSNNILYGHNMQDGSMFACVSGFTDATQFAEHRTIYLLTPQGNYRLQTFALIHTTADDLIAQTTFTDEEQRRAYLQDKIDRSVASVDDVPAVSEMSQSLMLSTCDNLPTDGRYVLYAYVAESTVKASSDASQGGAASPDAVDAVDEASKELAS from the coding sequence ATGGCCGATAGTCGACAGCAATCACATGCGCGGCGCGGCAGTCATGTGCATAAACGCACACCATCGGAAACGGTGCCAACCCATGCCCGCCTGACCTCCGAGGCTGGTCGAAGTGCAGCGCACTCTGCTCCCGTAGGTACACGCCCCGGATCGCACTCTGCTCCCGCAGGTACCCGTTCCGCGTCTGCAGGCGCGCGTCCCGCTTCTGCTGGGGCTTACCGTGCAACCACGCCTTCGCCAAACGCCTATCGCCCTGCGGCAGCTTCACCGGGTGGTTTTCGCCCCGCGCAGCCCACGAAGGGTGGCTCAGGTGGACAGAGGCAATCCCCGGGTAAGCCCGGAAAGAAAAAGGGTGGTCCTTGGCGCGCGGTATTTTGGGTAGCGCTTGCGGTGCTACTCGCTTCGCTTATTGCTTTGGGCGTTATTGCCTACAATTACTGGCAAGGTCAGCAGCTTTATGATGAAATTGCCGATCAGGGCTTTGTTCCGCCGACCGACATTGAAGGTACGGCTTTAGCTGATATCACCGTAGATTGGGATGCTCTCAAGGCCATCAACCCGGACACCGTGGGATGGATATACATTCCCGATACGCAGGTGAATTATCCTATCGTGCACACGACGGACAATGAGAAATACCTCACGCGCGACTTTAAGGGTACCGAGGGATGGCTTGCCCAATACGGCGCTATCTTCCTCGCCGCTGAAAACAAAGGTGACTTCAGCGACTCCAACAATATCCTTTACGGCCACAACATGCAGGATGGGTCTATGTTTGCCTGCGTTTCGGGCTTTACCGATGCGACCCAGTTCGCCGAACACCGTACGATATACCTTCTTACGCCGCAGGGTAATTACCGCTTGCAGACGTTCGCGCTCATACACACCACTGCCGACGATCTTATTGCGCAAACGACGTTTACCGACGAGGAGCAACGTCGGGCGTATCTGCAAGACAAGATAGATCGATCGGTCGCTTCGGTGGACGATGTGCCTGCGGTTTCCGAGATGTCGCAGTCACTCATGCTTTCCACCTGCGATAATCTACCAACCGATGGTCGCTATGTGCTGTATGCATACGTTGCGGAAAGCACGGTGAAAGCCTCTTCCGATGCAAGCCAAGGGGGAGCGGCTTCGCCTGATGCGGTAGACGCTGTTGATGAAGCTTCAAAGGAACTTGCTTCGTGA